One Streptomyces sp. V4I8 genomic window carries:
- the recN gene encoding DNA repair protein RecN: MRIRSLGVIDDAVVELSPGFTAVTGETGAGKTMVVTSLGLLLGGRADPALVRIGAEKAVVEGRIAVPSGAPVVVRVEEAGAELDDGALLISRTVSAEGRSRAHLGGRSVPVGMLAELADELVAVHGQTDQQGLLKLARQRQALDRYAGDAVAVPLAKYGEAYRRLRAVSVELDEIVTRARERAQEADLLRFGLDEIAGVEPRAGEDVELAEEAERLGHAEALSSAATAAHAALAGNPEDPEGIDAATLVAGAQRALEAVRSHDPALSALADRIGEIGILLGDVAGELAGYADDLDADPLRLTAVEERRAALNALTRKYGENVASVLAWAEESAVRLTELDGDDERIGELTAERDALRAELGGLAQALTDARTDAAERFAAAVTAELASLAMPHARVSFDIRQTEDPEGVEVGGRAVAYGPSGVDEVELLLAPHPGAPPRPIAKGASGGELSRVMLAVEVVFAGTDPVPTYLFDEVDAGVGGKAAVEIGRRLARLAKTAQVVVVTHLPQVAAFADRQLLVEKTNDGSVTRSGVKVLEGEERIRELSRMLAGQEDSETARAHAEELLETARADG, from the coding sequence ATGCGGATACGGTCGCTCGGAGTCATCGACGACGCGGTCGTCGAGCTGTCGCCGGGGTTCACCGCTGTCACGGGTGAGACGGGTGCGGGCAAGACCATGGTGGTCACCAGCCTGGGGCTGTTGCTCGGTGGGCGGGCGGACCCGGCGCTGGTGCGGATCGGGGCCGAGAAGGCGGTCGTGGAGGGGCGGATCGCCGTGCCCTCGGGGGCGCCGGTCGTCGTACGGGTCGAGGAGGCCGGGGCGGAGCTGGACGACGGGGCGTTGCTGATCAGCCGTACCGTTTCCGCCGAGGGGCGGTCGCGGGCTCACCTGGGCGGGCGCAGTGTGCCGGTCGGGATGCTGGCCGAGCTGGCCGACGAGCTGGTGGCCGTGCACGGGCAGACCGATCAGCAGGGGCTGCTGAAGCTGGCCCGGCAGCGGCAGGCGCTCGACCGGTACGCGGGGGACGCCGTCGCGGTGCCGCTCGCCAAGTACGGCGAGGCGTACCGGCGGCTGCGGGCGGTCTCCGTCGAGCTGGACGAGATCGTCACGCGCGCGCGTGAGCGGGCTCAGGAAGCCGACCTGCTGCGGTTCGGGCTCGACGAGATCGCCGGGGTCGAGCCGCGGGCCGGGGAGGACGTGGAGCTCGCGGAGGAGGCCGAGCGGCTGGGGCACGCGGAGGCGCTGTCGTCGGCCGCCACGGCCGCTCACGCGGCGCTCGCCGGCAATCCGGAGGATCCCGAGGGCATCGACGCGGCGACGCTCGTCGCGGGCGCGCAGCGGGCCCTGGAGGCCGTGCGGTCGCACGATCCGGCGCTGTCCGCGCTGGCCGACCGGATCGGGGAGATCGGGATCCTGCTGGGCGATGTCGCCGGGGAGTTGGCGGGGTACGCCGATGACCTGGACGCCGACCCGTTGCGGCTCACGGCCGTCGAGGAGCGGCGGGCCGCGCTGAACGCGCTCACGCGGAAGTACGGCGAGAACGTCGCCTCCGTGCTCGCGTGGGCCGAGGAGAGCGCGGTCCGGCTGACCGAGCTGGACGGCGACGACGAGCGGATCGGGGAGCTGACCGCCGAGCGGGACGCGCTGCGGGCCGAGCTGGGCGGGCTGGCACAGGCACTGACCGATGCGCGGACGGACGCCGCCGAGCGGTTCGCCGCCGCGGTGACGGCGGAGCTGGCCTCGCTCGCGATGCCGCACGCGCGCGTGTCCTTCGACATCCGGCAGACCGAGGATCCGGAGGGCGTGGAGGTCGGCGGGCGCGCGGTCGCCTACGGGCCGTCCGGCGTGGACGAGGTCGAGCTGCTGCTCGCCCCGCACCCGGGAGCGCCGCCCCGGCCGATCGCCAAGGGCGCCTCCGGTGGTGAGCTGTCGCGCGTGATGCTGGCCGTGGAGGTCGTGTTCGCGGGGACCGATCCCGTGCCGACGTACCTCTTCGACGAGGTCGACGCCGGCGTCGGCGGCAAGGCGGCCGTGGAGATCGGGCGGCGGCTGGCCCGGCTGGCGAAGACCGCGCAGGTCGTCGTGGTGACGCACCTGCCGCAGGTCGCCGCCTTCGCCGACCGGCAGTTGCTCGTCGAGAAGACCAACGACGGGTCGGTCACCCGGTCCGGGGTGAAGGTCCTGGAGGGCGAGGAGCGGATCCGGGAGCTGTCCCGGATGCTCGCCGGCCAGGAGGACTCGGAGACCGCGCGGGCGCACGCGGAGGAGTTGCTGGAGACGGCCCGGGCGGACGGCTAG
- a CDS encoding FecCD family ABC transporter permease, giving the protein MLVDSPPEQRAEPQSAPPTRRAIRAVGLLVSVLILVVVALASIAVGAKQLSLGEVWHGLFEASGTYGDVVVDDRISRTVLGLLAGAALGLAGAVLQALTRNPLADPGLLGINAGASAAVVTAITFFGVTSLSGYVWFAFLGAAAVGAMVWFLGGSRGATPVRLALAGTAISAALYGYLQAVMIMDDAALNKMRFWTVGSLTSATDSTIEQVLPFLVVGMVLALALARPLNAMEMGDDTAKALGANLNRTRVLSMLAATVLCGAATAACGPIVFVGLMVPHVVRSFTGPDLRWILPYAAVLSPVLLLGADVLGRIVARPSELQVGIVTAILGGPVFIFLVRRRRTAQL; this is encoded by the coding sequence CCGACGGGCGATACGTGCCGTTGGGCTGCTCGTCTCTGTCCTGATTCTGGTGGTCGTCGCCTTGGCGAGCATCGCGGTCGGGGCGAAACAGCTGTCCCTCGGGGAGGTCTGGCACGGCCTGTTCGAGGCCTCGGGCACGTACGGCGACGTCGTGGTCGACGACCGGATCTCGCGCACCGTCCTCGGCCTGCTCGCCGGCGCCGCGCTCGGTCTCGCCGGGGCCGTGTTGCAGGCGCTCACCCGCAATCCGCTCGCCGATCCCGGTCTGCTCGGCATCAACGCGGGCGCGTCCGCCGCGGTCGTCACCGCCATCACCTTCTTCGGTGTCACGAGCCTGAGCGGCTACGTCTGGTTCGCCTTCCTCGGCGCGGCCGCGGTCGGGGCGATGGTCTGGTTCCTCGGCGGCAGCCGGGGTGCCACGCCGGTGCGGCTCGCGCTCGCCGGTACGGCGATCAGTGCCGCGCTGTACGGCTATCTCCAGGCCGTGATGATCATGGATGACGCGGCGCTGAACAAGATGCGCTTCTGGACGGTCGGTTCGCTGACCTCGGCGACGGACTCGACCATCGAGCAGGTGCTGCCGTTCCTCGTCGTCGGCATGGTCCTCGCGCTCGCCCTCGCCCGGCCGCTGAATGCCATGGAGATGGGTGACGACACGGCGAAGGCCCTCGGCGCGAACCTGAACCGCACCCGGGTGCTGTCGATGCTCGCGGCGACCGTGCTGTGCGGGGCCGCGACCGCCGCCTGCGGGCCGATCGTGTTCGTCGGCCTGATGGTGCCGCACGTCGTGCGCTCCTTCACCGGGCCCGACCTGCGCTGGATCCTGCCGTACGCGGCCGTCCTGTCGCCGGTGCTGCTGCTCGGCGCCGATGTCCTCGGCCGGATCGTGGCCCGGCCCTCGGAGCTCCAGGTCGGCATCGTCACCGCGATCCTCGGCGGACCGGTCTTCATCTTTCTCGTACGACGGCGGAGGACGGCCCAGCTGTGA
- a CDS encoding ABC transporter ATP-binding protein: MSTGSSNKNSSGLNNRRSIVNRLSADNVTLAYDQRVIAEQLSVEIPDNSFTVIVGPNACGKSTLLRALSRMLKPSQGRVLLDGQVIQSMPAKKVARTLGLLPQSSIAPDGITVADLVGRGRYPHQGILRQWSTEDEQVVQESMEQTGVAELADRYVDELSGGQRQRVWIAMALAQQTPLLLLDEPTTYLDIQHQIDVLDLCAELHEEQGRTLVAVLHDLNHAARYATHLIALRGGEIIAEGAPNDIVTAELVEEVFGLRCQVIDDPETGTPLVVPAARKAREQVKKDQVTKEQIEKGQVKKEQIEKEQVKREQIEKEQGEKDQGEKDQGAKVAATESS; the protein is encoded by the coding sequence ATGAGCACCGGCAGCAGCAACAAGAACAGCAGCGGGCTGAACAACCGAAGGAGCATTGTGAACCGCCTGTCCGCCGACAACGTCACCCTCGCCTACGACCAGCGGGTCATCGCCGAGCAACTGTCGGTGGAGATACCCGACAACTCCTTCACCGTGATCGTCGGCCCGAACGCGTGCGGCAAGTCCACGCTGCTGCGGGCCCTGTCACGGATGCTCAAGCCCAGCCAGGGCCGGGTCCTGCTGGACGGGCAGGTCATCCAGTCGATGCCGGCGAAGAAGGTCGCGCGCACGCTGGGCCTGCTGCCGCAGTCGTCGATCGCGCCGGACGGGATCACCGTCGCCGACCTGGTGGGCCGTGGCCGGTATCCGCACCAGGGCATCCTGCGCCAGTGGTCGACCGAGGACGAGCAGGTCGTCCAGGAGTCGATGGAACAGACCGGGGTCGCCGAGCTCGCGGATCGCTATGTCGACGAACTCTCCGGCGGTCAGCGGCAGCGCGTGTGGATCGCGATGGCGCTCGCCCAGCAGACGCCGCTGCTGCTGCTCGACGAGCCGACGACCTACCTCGACATCCAGCACCAGATCGACGTCCTCGACCTGTGCGCGGAGCTGCACGAGGAGCAGGGCCGCACGCTGGTCGCCGTCCTGCACGACCTCAACCACGCCGCCCGCTACGCCACGCACCTCATCGCCCTGCGCGGCGGGGAGATCATCGCCGAGGGCGCGCCGAACGACATCGTCACGGCCGAGCTGGTCGAGGAGGTCTTCGGGCTGCGGTGCCAGGTCATCGACGACCCGGAGACGGGGACGCCGTTGGTGGTGCCGGCGGCGCGGAAGGCGCGGGAACAGGTCAAGAAGGACCAGGTCACGAAGGAGCAGATCGAGAAGGGCCAGGTCAAGAAGGAGCAGATCGAGAAGGAGCAGGTCAAGAGGGAGCAGATCGAGAAGGAGCAGGGCGAGAAGGACCAGGGCGAGAAGGACCAGGGCGCGAAGGTCGCGGCTACAGAATCTTCCTGA
- a CDS encoding TlyA family RNA methyltransferase, with the protein MAGVARRRLDAELVRRKLARSREHAGQLIAAGRVTVGKTVATKSATQVETAAAIVVSNDGSDPEYVSRGGHKLAGALEAFVPQGLLVEGRRALDAGASTGGFTDVLLRSGAAHVVAVDVGYGQLAWTLRSDERVTVKDRTNVRELTLEAIDGEPVDLVVGDLSFIPLGLVLPALVRCVKPDADLVMMVKPQFEVGKERLGSGGVVRSPQLRAEAVRQVAEKAWELGLGVKGVTASPLPGPSGNVEYFLWLRAGAPAPDPADVDRAVAEGPR; encoded by the coding sequence GTGGCAGGAGTCGCACGCCGCCGTCTCGACGCGGAGCTGGTCCGCCGGAAGCTCGCGCGCTCGCGCGAGCACGCCGGCCAGCTGATCGCCGCCGGGCGGGTCACCGTCGGCAAGACCGTCGCGACCAAGTCGGCCACTCAGGTGGAGACGGCGGCCGCGATCGTGGTGTCCAACGACGGCAGCGATCCCGAGTACGTCTCGCGGGGCGGGCACAAGCTCGCGGGCGCGCTGGAGGCCTTCGTGCCCCAGGGGCTCTTGGTGGAAGGGCGGCGGGCGCTGGACGCCGGCGCGTCCACCGGGGGTTTCACCGACGTCTTGCTGCGGTCGGGCGCCGCGCATGTCGTCGCCGTGGACGTCGGATACGGACAACTCGCCTGGACTCTCCGAAGTGATGAACGCGTCACCGTCAAAGACCGTACGAACGTACGCGAGTTGACGCTCGAAGCGATCGATGGGGAGCCAGTGGATCTTGTCGTGGGGGATCTGTCCTTCATCCCGCTCGGACTGGTACTGCCCGCCCTGGTGCGGTGCGTGAAGCCGGACGCCGATCTGGTGATGATGGTCAAGCCGCAGTTCGAGGTGGGGAAGGAACGGCTGGGCAGCGGGGGAGTCGTACGGAGTCCGCAGCTGCGGGCGGAGGCCGTGCGCCAAGTCGCCGAGAAGGCGTGGGAACTCGGGCTCGGGGTGAAGGGCGTCACGGCGAGTCCGTTGCCCGGACCCTCCGGGAATGTCGAGTACTTTCTGTGGCTGCGTGCCGGGGCGCCCGCTCCGGACCCGGCCGACGTTGACCGTGCAGTTGCGGAGGGGCCGCGTTGA
- a CDS encoding sterol-binding protein, with protein sequence MATTEECRAALEKLSDNMQRAEGDVAAAAALDRSVSCHITDLDVTFAGRMAGGRIHVHETLQGPPREKAQIRLSMAGDDLVALVDGELHFAKAWGSGRVKLHAGVRDLLVLRKIL encoded by the coding sequence ATGGCCACGACTGAGGAGTGCCGCGCCGCACTCGAAAAGCTCTCGGACAACATGCAGCGTGCCGAAGGGGACGTCGCCGCGGCGGCGGCCCTGGACCGTTCGGTCAGCTGCCACATCACCGACCTGGACGTCACGTTCGCCGGCCGCATGGCGGGCGGCCGGATCCATGTCCACGAGACGCTCCAGGGCCCACCCCGGGAGAAGGCCCAGATCAGACTGAGCATGGCCGGCGACGACCTGGTCGCCCTGGTCGACGGAGAGCTGCACTTCGCCAAGGCCTGGGGCTCGGGCCGGGTGAAGCTGCACGCGGGCGTGCGCGACCTGCTGGTACTCAGGAAGATTCTGTAG
- a CDS encoding NAD kinase, translated as MTQNRARTVFLLAHTGRPAAIRSAELVVKGLLRSGIGVRVLEYEAADLPLPPEVGLVKEATPQCLDGCELLIVLGGDGTLLRGAEFARASGVPMLGVNLGRVGFLAEAERDDLDKVVDRVVTKAYEVEERMTVDVVVHQNGDIVHTDWALNEAAVQKAGAEKLLEVVLEIDGRPVTGFGCDGIVLSTPTGSTAYAFSAGGPVVWPEVEALLMVPISAHALFAKPLVTSPDSVLAVEVLPHIPPGVLWCDGRRTVELPPGARVEVRRGAVPVRLARLHHASFTDRLVAKFALPVSGWRGAPH; from the coding sequence TTGACACAGAACCGAGCTCGTACTGTTTTTCTGCTCGCCCACACGGGCCGGCCCGCGGCCATTCGCAGCGCCGAGCTGGTGGTCAAGGGCCTGCTGCGGTCGGGGATCGGCGTGCGGGTCCTGGAGTACGAGGCGGCCGACCTGCCGCTGCCGCCCGAGGTGGGGCTTGTCAAGGAGGCGACTCCGCAGTGCCTCGACGGATGCGAGCTGCTGATAGTGCTGGGCGGCGACGGGACGCTGCTGCGGGGCGCCGAGTTCGCCCGGGCGTCCGGGGTGCCGATGCTGGGCGTCAACCTCGGACGCGTCGGGTTCCTCGCGGAGGCCGAGCGCGATGATCTCGACAAGGTTGTCGACCGGGTCGTCACCAAGGCGTACGAGGTCGAGGAGCGGATGACCGTCGACGTCGTCGTGCATCAGAACGGCGACATCGTGCACACGGACTGGGCGCTGAACGAGGCCGCCGTGCAGAAGGCCGGCGCCGAGAAGCTGCTCGAGGTCGTGCTGGAGATCGATGGGCGGCCGGTCACGGGGTTCGGGTGCGACGGGATTGTGCTGTCGACTCCCACCGGGTCGACGGCGTATGCCTTCTCGGCGGGTGGGCCTGTGGTGTGGCCTGAGGTCGAGGCGCTGTTGATGGTGCCGATCTCGGCGCATGCGCTGTTCGCGAAGCCGTTGGTGACCTCGCCGGATTCTGTGCTGGCCGTGGAGGTTCTGCCGCATATCCCGCCGGGGGTGTTGTGGTGTGACGGGCGGCGGACTGTGGAGTTGCCGCCGGGGGCGCGGGTGGAGGTGCGGCGGGGGGCTGTGCCGGTGCGGTTGGCTCGGCTGCATCATGCGTCGTTCACTGACCGGCTCGTGGCGAAGTTCGCGTTGCCGGTTTCCGGGTGGCGGGGGGCGCCTCACTAG
- a CDS encoding FecCD family ABC transporter permease: MNGGGKHVRANRAVRAPGGLSVRLDVRALTVVVLLLVAALAASVVLIGTGDFPIPAGDVLKTLLGDGNAGQEFIVNELRLPRVLVGLLVGASLGLGGALFQALSRNPLGSPDILGLGQGATAGALVMIVLFSGDAGQVTVGALVGGLATGLAIYLLAWKRGVHGYRLVLVGIGMSAIMTAVNGYLLTKADLVDAARSVVWMTGSLSGRDWAQVWPLLALCAVLVPLVLANARGLRMMEMGDDVSYALGVRVERVRLLLMLAAVLLTAAATAAAGPVSFVALTAPQLARRLTRSPGPNLLPSLCMGAALLVTADWISQRVFGADQMPVGVVTGVLGGVYLLWLLVTERKAGRI; the protein is encoded by the coding sequence GTGAACGGTGGGGGGAAGCACGTCCGGGCCAACCGTGCCGTACGGGCTCCGGGCGGGCTCTCCGTCCGGCTGGACGTGCGGGCGCTGACCGTCGTCGTGCTGTTGCTGGTCGCCGCGCTCGCCGCGAGCGTCGTGCTGATCGGCACCGGCGACTTCCCAATCCCGGCGGGCGACGTGCTCAAGACGCTGCTCGGTGACGGGAACGCGGGGCAGGAGTTCATCGTCAACGAGCTGCGGCTGCCGCGGGTCCTCGTCGGCCTCCTGGTCGGTGCCTCACTCGGCCTCGGCGGTGCGCTGTTCCAGGCGCTGTCCCGCAACCCGCTGGGCAGCCCGGACATCCTCGGTCTCGGGCAGGGGGCGACGGCCGGCGCGCTCGTGATGATCGTGCTGTTCTCCGGGGACGCGGGCCAGGTCACCGTCGGTGCGCTCGTGGGCGGGCTCGCGACCGGACTCGCCATCTATCTGCTCGCCTGGAAGCGGGGCGTGCATGGCTATCGACTGGTCCTGGTCGGTATCGGTATGTCCGCGATCATGACGGCGGTCAACGGCTACCTGCTCACCAAGGCCGACCTGGTCGACGCGGCCCGCTCGGTCGTGTGGATGACCGGCTCCCTCAGCGGCCGTGACTGGGCCCAGGTCTGGCCGCTGCTCGCACTGTGCGCCGTCCTCGTCCCGCTCGTCCTCGCCAACGCGCGCGGGCTGCGGATGATGGAGATGGGCGACGATGTCTCGTACGCCCTCGGGGTGCGTGTCGAACGCGTACGGCTGCTGCTGATGCTGGCGGCCGTGCTGCTCACCGCGGCCGCCACCGCCGCCGCCGGCCCCGTCAGTTTCGTGGCCCTCACCGCCCCGCAGCTCGCTCGGCGCCTGACCCGCTCGCCGGGGCCGAACCTGCTGCCCTCGCTGTGCATGGGCGCCGCACTCCTCGTCACCGCCGACTGGATCTCGCAGCGGGTCTTCGGGGCCGATCAGATGCCCGTGGGCGTGGTCACGGGCGTGCTCGGCGGCGTATACCTGCTCTGGCTGCTGGTCACCGAGCGCAAGGCGGGCCGGATATGA